In the Candidatus Nealsonbacteria bacterium genome, GTAACTGTTTTAAGTTTACCAATAAGGCCATAAAAGTCAATGATTTTTTCCACTTACCATAATTATCTCGGTTAGATTTTATATGATTTAATGCGGTTTATAGAAGAAATCCCCTGTTTATGATAAAATTATCAAATGGACTATCTATCAAAAAAGGAAATTATTCTACTTCTTGAGCAATACGATGCAAGACCATTAAAAAAAATGGGGCAAAATTTTCTTATTGATAAAAATATTATTGATAAGATTATTTCTTTGGTTGAGCCTGATGATATAGTAGTTGAAGTTGGTCCCGGACTTGGATCAATTACTTTAGGTCTTGAAAAAAAAGTGAAAGAATTAATTTGTATTGAAAAAGATAAGAAGATGGTGGAAATACTTGAAAAAAAGATATTTCCCAATAACAGTAAAATAAAGATAATAAAAGGGGATATATTAAAAGAAGAAATTAAGATAAAGAAAAAATATAAAGTTGTTGCCAATGTCCCTTTCTATATAACATCCCCTATAATAAGAAGGTTTCTTGAAGAAAAGAATCCCCCGGAAGAAATGATACTATTGATACAAAAAGAAGTTGCTAAAAGAATCTGTTCCAAGCCGCCAGAAATGAATATTTTAGCCCTCTCTGTTCAATT is a window encoding:
- the rsmA gene encoding 16S rRNA (adenine(1518)-N(6)/adenine(1519)-N(6))-dimethyltransferase RsmA, which codes for MDYLSKKEIILLLEQYDARPLKKMGQNFLIDKNIIDKIISLVEPDDIVVEVGPGLGSITLGLEKKVKELICIEKDKKMVEILEKKIFPNNSKIKIIKGDILKEEIKIKKKYKVVANVPFYITSPIIRRFLEEKNPPEEMILLIQKEVAKRICSKPPEMNILALSVQFYADPKIIFPISRNSFWPLPNVDSAIINIKKTDRKYDVDPILFFKVLRSGFSRPRAQLLNNISNGLKLSREETKKLLLESNVNPIRRAETLSLEEWIIISKHYA